From the Choloepus didactylus isolate mChoDid1 chromosome 20, mChoDid1.pri, whole genome shotgun sequence genome, one window contains:
- the CENPA gene encoding histone H3-like centromeric protein A gives MIQTCTRESGSAPTFSECGVLQNARRVRSLCLLQTAPDGPGRPRPPPKPRASGGHGPRDPSAPAMGPRRGRRKPETPSRRPVSAAPGPPRRGAPAGPSPRRRRHRRGYQTLREIRKLQKSTNLLIRRRPFSLLVREICTIFSRGVDLNWQAQALLALQEAAETFLVHLFEDAYLLSLHAGRVTLFPKDVQLARRIRGIEQGLG, from the exons ATGATTCAAACCTGCACCAGAG AATCGGGTTCGGCGCCAACCTTCTCTGAGTGCGGGGTTCTCCAGAACGCGCGGCGGGTGCGCTCTCTGTGCCTCCTCCAGACGGCCCCGGACGGCCCCGGACGGCCCCGGCCGCCTCCGAAGCCGAGAGCGAGCGGGGGGCACGGCCCCCGGGACCCCTCCGCCCCCGCCATGGGCCCGCGCCGGGGGAGGCGCAAGCCGGAAACCCCCTCGAGGCGCCCGGTGAGCGCGGCCCCCGGCCCCCCGCGGCGGGGCGCCCCCGCAG GCCCTTCCCCCCGTCGTCGTCGACATCGGAGGGGATATCAGACTCTGAGGGAGATCCGGAAGCTTCAGAAGAGCACAAATCTGCTGATAAGGAGGCGGCCCTTCAGCCTCCTG GTAAGAGAGATATGCACAATATTCTCTCGTGGTGTGGACCTTAATTGGCAAGCTCAGGCCCTGTTGGCCCTACAAGAG GCAGCAGAAACTTTTCTAGTTCATCTCTTCGAGGATGCCTACCTCCTCTCTTTACATGCCGGCCGCGTCACTCTTTTCCCGAAGGACGTGCAGCTGGCCAGGAGAATCCGGGGCATTGAACAGGGACTCGGCTGA